In one Lolium rigidum isolate FL_2022 chromosome 3, APGP_CSIRO_Lrig_0.1, whole genome shotgun sequence genomic region, the following are encoded:
- the LOC124698005 gene encoding histone H2A: MDVSSTAAGGKAKKGAAGRKAGGPRKKSVTRSVKAGLQFPVGRVGRYLKKGRYAPRVGTGAPVYLAAVLEYLAAEVLELAGNAAKDNKKSRIIPRHLLLAVRNDEELGKLLAGVTIAHGGVLPKINPVLLPKKTADKAAKEPKSPKKTAKSPKKA, translated from the coding sequence ATGGACGTCTCAAGCACAGCAGCCGGCGGCAAGGCCAAGAAGGGAGCGGCCGGGCGCAAGGCCGGAGGCCCCAGGAAGAAGTCCGTGACGAGGTCCGTCAAGGCCgggctccagttccccgtcggccgcGTCGGGCGGTACCTCAAGAAGGGCCGGTACGCGCCGCGCGTCGGCACCGGCGCCCCCGTGTACCTCGCCGCCGTCCTCGAGTACCTCGCGGCCGAGGTGCTGGAGCTCGCCGGGAACGCCGCCAAGGACAACAAGAAGTCGCGCATCATCCCGCGCCACCTGCTGCTCGCCGTCAGGAACGACGAGGAGCTCGGCAAGCTGCTCGCCGGCGTCACCATCGCGCACGGCGGCGTGCTGCCCAAGATCAACCCCGTGCTGCTCCCCAAGAAGACGGCCGACAAGGCGGCCAAGGAGCCCAAGTCGCCCAAGAAGACTGCCAAGTCCCCCAAGAAGGCGTAG